The Geminocystis sp. M7585_C2015_104 genome includes a window with the following:
- the sat gene encoding sulfate adenylyltransferase, with amino-acid sequence MSRTVETIAPHGGHLVNRVATPAERDEFMAQASHLPRVRLDERAYSDLIMIAIGGYSPLNGFMNQEDYERVIEEMRLKNGLPWSLPITLSVSQEVADTLKEGSWVRLDDPQGRFVGVLELTQKYRYNKAHEAINVYRTDDEKHPGVQVLYQQGEVNLAGPIWLLHREPHPLFPQYQIDPAQSRKMFVERGWKTVVGFQTRNPIHRAHEYIIKCAMEIVDGLFLHPLVGATKSDDIPADVRMRCYEIMIEKYFPKNRVILAINPAAMRYAGPREAIFHALVRKNYGCTHFIVGRDHAGVGDYYGTYDAQKIFDEFAPEEIGIIPLKFEHAFWCTVTQQMATSKTSPATPEQRIHLSGTKVREMLRRGELPPPEFSRPEVAAELARAMHQ; translated from the coding sequence ATGAGTAGGACAGTAGAGACAATTGCGCCTCATGGGGGACATTTAGTAAATAGAGTGGCTACCCCGGCAGAGAGGGACGAATTCATGGCACAGGCTTCACACTTGCCCAGAGTAAGGCTGGATGAGCGAGCCTATTCGGATTTGATTATGATTGCCATTGGGGGATATAGTCCACTTAATGGTTTTATGAATCAGGAGGACTACGAGAGGGTAATAGAAGAGATGCGTTTGAAAAATGGGCTACCTTGGTCGTTGCCTATTACCCTTTCGGTGAGTCAGGAGGTTGCGGACACCCTAAAGGAAGGCAGCTGGGTGCGTTTGGATGACCCCCAGGGGCGATTTGTTGGGGTACTGGAACTGACCCAGAAATACCGTTATAACAAGGCTCATGAGGCCATCAACGTCTACCGTACTGATGATGAGAAGCACCCCGGGGTACAAGTGTTGTACCAACAAGGGGAAGTGAATCTGGCAGGACCTATTTGGTTGTTACACAGGGAACCTCATCCCCTGTTTCCACAATATCAGATAGATCCTGCCCAGTCCAGGAAGATGTTTGTAGAGAGGGGCTGGAAAACAGTAGTAGGTTTTCAAACCCGTAATCCTATTCATCGGGCTCACGAGTACATCATCAAATGTGCTATGGAGATCGTGGATGGGCTTTTCTTGCACCCCTTGGTGGGCGCTACCAAGAGTGATGACATTCCCGCCGACGTGCGCATGCGGTGCTATGAGATCATGATTGAAAAATACTTCCCCAAAAATAGGGTAATTTTGGCCATAAACCCTGCCGCTATGCGTTATGCGGGTCCTAGGGAAGCCATTTTCCATGCCCTTGTCCGCAAGAACTACGGTTGTACACATTTCATAGTAGGAAGAGACCATGCGGGAGTGGGGGATTATTATGGCACCTATGACGCCCAGAAGATATTTGACGAATTTGCCCCAGAAGAAATTGGCATTATTCCCCTGAAGTTTGAACACGCCTTCTGGTGTACTGTAACCCAACAGATGGCTACCTCCAAAACCAGCCCAGCCACCCCCGAACAACGGATTCACCTGTCCGGCACCAAGGTGAGAGAAATGCTGAGGCGTGGCGAATTACCCCCCCCCGAGTTTTCCCGTCCAGAGGTAGCCGCCGAGTTAGCCAGGGCCATGCACCAATAA
- a CDS encoding DUF1997 domain-containing protein gives MQIIFEAKESVNIEVKPQEIPICHYLRQPQRLVKAIADKKLMKPLGDDCYRIQMQPLGFLDLYYFQPTAVLRVWATPEGHVYLKSVSCELRGLEYLNRRFSLQLEGQLVPQEKEGRVYLRGEANLKVTVDLPPPLWLTPKPLLLSTGNGLLRGVLGRIKNRLMSQLVQDYYDFVKSEQEKCFSSPSLLPANPL, from the coding sequence ATGCAAATCATTTTTGAGGCAAAGGAAAGTGTCAATATAGAGGTAAAACCACAGGAAATACCAATCTGCCATTATCTACGTCAACCCCAGCGACTGGTAAAGGCCATTGCTGACAAGAAACTAATGAAGCCCCTGGGCGATGATTGTTATCGTATACAAATGCAACCTCTAGGTTTTTTGGACTTGTACTACTTTCAGCCTACAGCAGTACTAAGAGTGTGGGCAACCCCAGAGGGTCATGTTTACCTCAAGTCGGTGTCCTGTGAGCTGAGGGGGTTAGAATATCTCAACCGTCGTTTTTCCCTGCAACTAGAGGGTCAACTAGTGCCCCAAGAGAAGGAGGGGAGAGTATACCTGAGGGGGGAAGCCAACCTAAAAGTGACCGTTGATTTACCGCCCCCCTTGTGGTTGACACCAAAACCACTGTTGTTGAGTACTGGGAATGGGCTTTTAAGGGGGGTACTAGGTAGAATCAAGAACAGACTGATGTCTCAACTGGTACAAGACTACTACGACTTCGTCAAAAGTGAGCAAGAAAAGTGTTTTTCCTCCCCCTCTCTTCTGCCCGCAAACCCTCTCTAA